A window of the Lactuca sativa cultivar Salinas chromosome 7, Lsat_Salinas_v11, whole genome shotgun sequence genome harbors these coding sequences:
- the LOC111914565 gene encoding glucose-1-phosphate adenylyltransferase small subunit, chloroplastic/amyloplastic, producing MAAVGALKPPHCFSSSSGIAAERRDLRSSSSSFRSLSFASSHLSGDKVSSVSSVRPRRHGGRASVVVSPKAVSDSKNSQTCLDPDASQSVLGIILGGGAGTRLYPLTKKRAKPAVPLGANYRLIDIPVSNCLNSNISKIYVLTQFNSASLNRHLSRAYASNMGGYKNEGFVEVLAAQQSPENPNWFQGTADAVRQYLWLFEEHNVLEYLILAGDHLYRMDYERFVQAHRETDADITVAALPMDEKRATAFGLMKIDEEGRIIEFAEKPKGEQLKAMKVDTTILGLDEERAKEMPYIASMGIYVVSKDVMLDLLRDKFPGANDFGSEVIPGATSIGLRVQAYLYDGYWEDIGTIEAFYNANLGITKKPIPDFSFYDRSSPIYTQPRYLPPSKMLDADVTDSVIGEGCVIKNCKIHHSVVGLRSCIAEGAVIEDSLLMGADYYETDADRELLAANGSVPIGIGKNTHIKRAIIDKNARIGDNVKIINSDNVQEAARETDGYFIKSGIVTVIKDALIPSGSII from the exons ATGGCAGCGGTCGGAGCCTTGAAGCCACCTCATTGCTTCTCTTCTTCCTCCGGCATTGCTGCTGAACGGAGAGACCTCCGCTCTTCGTCGTCGTCCTTTCGGAGTTTATCGTTTGCTTCGTCTCATCTGTCCGGAGACAAGGTATCTTCGGTATCATCCGTGCGACCACGGCGTCATGGAGGTAGAGCTTCGGTGGTTGTTTCTCCCAAAGCTGTTTCCGATTCCAAAAATTCGCAGACATGTCTTGATCCTGACGCTAGTCAA AGTGTTCTTGGGATAATACTTGGAGGTGGAGCTGGGACACGTCTTTACCCTTTAACAAAGAAAAGGGCAAAGCCTGCTGTTCCTTTAGGAGCAAACTACAGGCTTATCGACATTCCTGTAAGCAACTGCTTAAACAGCAACATATCAAAGATTTATGTTCTCACACAGTTCAATTCTGCATCACTCAATCGCCACCTGTCACGTGCTTATGCAAGCAACATGGGTGGCTACAAGAACGAAGGGTTTGTTGAAGTCCTTGCAGCTCAACAAAGCCCAGAAAATCCAAACTGGTTCCAG GGGACTGCTGATGCAGTGAGGCAGTATTTGTGGCTATTTGAAGAGCACAATGTTCTAGAGTACCTAATCCTTGCTGGAGATCATTTATACCGTATGGATTATGAGAGATTTGTTCAAGCTCATAGAGAAACTGATGCTGACATCACTGTAGCAGCGTTACCAATGGATGAAAAACGTGCAACTGCATTTGGACTAATGAAGATTGATGAAGAAGGGCGTATAATTGAATTTGCAGAAAAACCAAAAGGAGAGCAACTAAAAGCTATGAAAGTTGATACCACAATCTTAGGGCTTGATGAAGAGAGAGCTAAAGAGATGCCTTATATTGCTAGTATGGGAATATATGTTGTCAGCAAAGATGTTATGTTGGATTTGCTGAGGGATAAGTTTCCTGGAGCTAATGATTTTGGAAGTGAAGTTATCCCTGGTGCAACTTCTATTGGCCTAAGA GTACAAGCTTACCTTTATGATGGCTATTGGGAAGATATTGGTACCATTGAGGCTTTTTACAATGCCAATTTGGGTATCACAAAAAAGCCAATCCCAGATTTCAG CTTTTATGATCGATCATCCCCGATTTACACTCAACCTCGATACCTACCTCCTTCCAAGATGCTTGATGCTGATGTCACCGATAGTGTTATTGGTGAAGGGTGTGTCATTAAG AACTGCAAGATTCATCATTCGGTTGTTGGGCTTCGATCTTGCATAGCTGAAGGTGCGGTAATTGAAGATTCATTGCTGATGGGAGCAGATTATTACGAG ACGGATGCTGATAGGGAGCTTCTTGCTGCCAATGGTAGTGTTCCAATTGGTATTGGGAAAAATACTCATATCAAAAGAGCGATTATTGACAAGAATGCACGCATAGGAGACAATGTTAAG ATTATAAACAGCGATAATGTTCAAGAAGCAGCAAGGGAAACAGATGGGTACTTTATAAAAAGCGGGATCGTTACAGTTATCAAAGACGCGTTAATTCCTTCTGGAAGCATAATCTAG